A stretch of the Sorangium aterium genome encodes the following:
- a CDS encoding PilZ domain-containing protein, which produces MRDHRKHPRKQIELSIAFRIGDGPRVDAICRDLSLGGMFIETSSPAPFGATVEVLLSLQGLKQAAVIPSVVRWTTPEGMGVQFGVMGARETYALTQLLGSL; this is translated from the coding sequence GTGCGAGATCACCGGAAGCACCCGCGCAAGCAAATCGAGCTCTCGATCGCGTTCCGGATCGGTGACGGCCCGCGCGTCGACGCGATATGCCGCGACCTAAGCCTCGGCGGGATGTTCATCGAGACGAGCTCGCCGGCTCCCTTCGGCGCGACCGTCGAGGTGCTGCTGTCCCTGCAAGGACTGAAGCAGGCCGCCGTGATCCCGTCGGTTGTACGATGGACCACCCCCGAGGGGATGGGGGTGCAGTTCGGCGTGATGGGCGCGAGAGAAACCTACGCGCTCACGCAGCTCCTAGGCTCGCTCTAG